The genomic segment TTTACTAAATCAATGGTAGATCCACAGATTTTTCAGATGATTTATTCGCTCCGAAAGGATAAGTACTGACTGAAAATATGTGGGGTCGAGTGGCCTCATATATTGGAGATTCCGGAAGAATCTGAGAAAAAACTAAATCCCGGTAAGAGAAATTATCTGCAAGAAGTATAAACTATTTTAGTGACGGTAGCACAAGATGGAAAGCGACATTTCGGCTTAAACTTGGTAGACCAATGACTCGTATCTAAAAATTTTGGAAGAAATGCAAATAGAAGGATTACGGTTAGGCCCGCATCAGTACTTCGAAACTGAACGGGTAACTTGTACCGCATACCGCGCACATTTACATTCTTTTGACTGAATTTTTCGGATAGCCAAGCAGAGAAGAAACGAAAATAATAAAGCCATGGCTACCGTATTGCCGTTTTTCGATACGTATTGGGTGTTACACCTGTGTATTTTTTAAAAAAGAAATTAAAATTGGGCTGATCCGAAAATCCCACGGCATAACTTATCTGTTCTAAGGACCATGATGTCTGCAGCAAAAGAGCTTTACTTTCATCTAACAACCTTGCCTTTATGTGCGTACTCACATTTTGCCCGGTTCTTTTTTTTAATATTCGATTCAAATAATTTGGATGCAGCTGCATGGAATCGGCAAATTCCTGAGCGGTCCTCAGCTTAATTGGATTCTCATAATTGATCTTAGCAATCTCTTGCTCAAGCAGTCCGAAAAAGCGGTGGATATGATCATAATCATCTTCTGTATGTTCGGGAACGACAGTTTTCGACATTCTTGCACTATCAATCATCAACAATTGGATATATGCTTGGATAGCTTCTGCACCCAATTGATTTTCCTGTTCCTGATACATACTTTCCCAAAGCTGTTTAAATCCGGGTAAATCACTCTCTTCAACACAGATTACACTTTTGTTTTTGTCGCTAAACAAGGCCAATCTGTCAATTGTAGACTTCAGCATAGGATGATGATTGATAAAATCTTTCTTAAACAATAGGTAGTACCCAGCGGATTCACCTGATGTTTTCTGCCAGGAGATAATATCATTTGGATGAATATAAATAATCGTAGGTCTGTCAATCTGATACTTGTTTAGCCCCAGCGTAAACACTCCGTAGCCGCCCGTGATCATTAGTATTTTATAGAAATTCCGTCTATTGGCCGAAAGATAATTTCTACAATCCTCAATTTCTCGATTAAATACTTTGATCTGCTTAGAATCAAGGGATTCCCTATAAATAGGCGTCAACTCAGGAAAGTTTCGAAGAAGGTCAATTTCCTTGTGGTCCGAACGGGTTTTCATAGATCTAATATCTGGTTTTGTCCTATAAAGATAGGAAAAGTGGGAAAAAAGGACAACAGGTTTGATTTTCATAATAACAGGGATTTTTTTCCTATAAGGAACCGGTTAAATCTGTTGCAACTTTGTCATAGCAGAATGAAACAAATATAAAACTTACAACATTATGGAAATCAATCTTGATGAAACACGACAAGTTGTACAGATGGCCAGAGCCAAAGCGATACAACTGAATGTAAATGCCAACATTGCTGTCTTAGATACAGCGGGGCATTTGAAAGCGTTCGAAAGAATGGATTATGCTTTTTTAGGGTCAATGGATATTGCCATAAAAAAAGCGAAGACCGCCAGTCTTTTCAGAACGAGCAGCGAAAACGTGGGCGAATATCTAAAGCCCGAAGCCGCTACCTATGGGATGATAGACACAAACGGCGGATTAGTCGGTTTCGCAGGTGGCCTGCCTATTGTAAAGGATAACGAAATCATTGGATACATCGGAGTTTCAGGGGGAGCAGTTACCGAAGACCTTCAAATAGCGACCGCAGGAGCGGAAATTTTCCATCAAAGTGCAATTTAATAGTTCAAAAAAACACAAAGGCAATAACCAATAATAATTACTAACTCAAAAATTTACAATAATGAAAACTAAAACAATTTTAATTACAGGAGCAGGTTCAGGCTTCGGCAAAGGAGCAGCAATAGGGATGGCTAAAAACGGACATAACATCATCGCCACAGTGCATGTATCGTCACAGGTGACCCCACTTCGCGAAGAAGTAGCAGCATTGGGTCTATCCAATAAGATCCGTGTGGAGCGTCTGGACCTTACCGATCAGTATGACATCAAGCAAGCTTTAAAATGGGATTTTGATATACTCTGGAACAATGCAGGTATGGGAGAAGCAGGACCAGTGTGGGAGATTCCTGTGGATCTGGTCAGAAAAAATTATGAGGTCAATGTCTTTTTACCCTTAGTTCTAACTCAGGGCGTCGTCCAACGATGGGTAAGAGAAGGTAAAAAGGGAAAAGTGGTATTCACTTCATCCATGGGAGGTTTGTTTACACCGGCCAACTGGGGAACCTACGTGTCTACCAAGCACGCACTGGAATCCTTTGCAGAAGCCTTGCAGCAAGAACTTCAGGCATACGGGATCAAAGTACAGACTATCAATCCGGGAGCCTATTACACTGGCTATAATGAAACCATGGCAGACAATCCGTTCCGTTGGTTAGATGATGAAGTCAACTTCACCAAACGAGCTGACCTGCGCAAAGGATTTGATGACTTCTTTGCAACTCCAGAGGGCAAAATGGATCCGCAAGAAATGATCGACCGTATGATCGATATTGTACCTTCTGATGAAGGAAAATTCAGAAATGTCGTTCCTAAGGTAATTGAAGACATGTTGAAAGATCATCAGTTAAAAGCTTGGGAAAATACAATTTAATTACAGGAAGGCGCCAAAAGGGCGCCTTTCTTCTTACGCTGAGAGCATCCGTCCCCATAATCCCATTCTGTTGTCGATAGTGGTACATGTCCAATTTTTTACGGACGGTTTACCTAATTTGTGATCGGAATTCTTTAGTTTTGGTTGTACTAACTAGAGAAACATCAAAATATTGTCTCCTCTACAAAGGGAATGTTTGGAAAACTCAGAAATACGGACGAACAATGATATTGAAAGAAAGAATCAGCCACAACTACCTGAAATACCTGCTTACCGGGGTACTTTCGGCAACGCTGGTTACAGGATATGCGCAGGAAGTGGACAAGCAGCGAAAAGAGAAGAAAGAGAAGCCACAGTCCAGTGAGCAACGGGATGAAGGGCAAGTGGCCACTATGGATTCCATTGATGTCGTACGCGACTACCGGCCGTTGTTGGCCGATGCCGTTAAGGTTCGCAGAAGTCCCGATATGCGCCATATCAACCGGGAAGCCATTGAAGCTGAACTGCGCCAAATTGCGACCGCTACCTATTTTTCAAGAAAGGGATTCAGGCAAGCTTATTACCACGAGTTACTGAAACGGCATCCCAATGCTTCACGCAACAATATTGATAATTATCGCATTAGCTTTCTGGCCTACCAAGCACACGAATACGAAAGAGCGGCCTCTATCTTGCGGTCGCTAGTGGCTTCAGATGCTTTTTATCAAGGTTCCATAATGACTTTAGGTCATATTGCGATGGAAACTGGCGATAAACAAGGCGCACGAAATGCATTTGTTAAGGCGATGAACTTGGATTTCGACCCACAATTAAAAGTAGATGGACTATATAACTATGCCAAGATCCTGTTCGAATTGGACTCTACCCAGGCCGCACAGCAAGTTCTCACGAGATATATCACTCAAGAATATGGTGATCTTGATCCGGGTACCCAAAAACAAGAACGTCCCGAAACACTGTCAGCTCAAATCTTACTGGGCACCAGTAACTTTCATGCTGGGGTAAGTCTACTGGAATCGATAAAGGATCGGGCAAGGGAAACAGATGCGACCTATCAAAAGGCAACGTACTACCGTGGCTTGGAGTTTTATAACGAACGTGCTTTCGAAAATAGTATATCGATGTTCATGAGATCGGAAAAATTTCCGGTTGATGCAGAAATGGCTGCATTGGCCACCTATTGGAAAGCGGAAGCGATGTATGAAGTGCGGAAATACGGCGAGGCGGTGGAAAATTTCTCCCGTTTCCTTCGGTTGCCTGCCGCCCGAAATACTGAAGTATACAATTATGCAAATTATGGCCTGGCATATGCAGCATTCCGCAATAACAGTTTTGGTATGGCGGCCGATTATTTTGAACGTTTTCTGGCTGCCGAGGGAAGTTCTGTAGATCAGAGCATACGTTATGACGTCATCGCACGTTTGGGCGATTCTTATTTGTGTCTACGCAACTATGGTCGCGCCAACCAGTACTATGATCAGCTGATCAACAGTAAAGCTCCCAATCAGGACTACGCTTTGTTCCAAAGAGGCGTTATCTTTGGATTGCAGGGAGACAATGAAACCAAATTAAGTACCCTGCGGTCTGTCGTAAAACAATTTCCAAGCTCCAACTATGCAGATGACGCGGCTTTTGAGATCCCATACACATACTTCACTATGGGAGATTATGACCGGGCTATCGAAGGCTTGCAGGCTATGATAGACAAGTATCCACGTAGTAGCTATCTTCCCCGGGCATTAATGACGATAGGACTCGTGCAGTACAACAACGATCAGCCCGAGGCAGCAAAAGCGACCTTCCAAAAGGTCGTGGAGAGATATGCCAAGACCGATGAGGCACAACAAGCAATGCGTTTCATCGAGAACATCTACCTCGATCAGGGCGATGCGTCGAGCTATATCCGTTATGCGATCGGCACTGATGTCAGTAGCCTGAGTCCTTCGGAGCAAGATGATATGGCGTTCAAAGCAGCCCATTCTTTGTTTACCAAGGGAGAGTATGCCGCAGCTGTGGAAGCGATCAACGCCTATTTTGATAAGTTTCCAAAGCCCAAACAAGAGAAATACGCGCGTTACATCCGCGGGGTCAGCTCATATCGTACCGGGCATCCTAAGGAGGCGTTGCACGACCTAAATATCATCCTGAATGACTGGACGAGCAAATATACAGAGAATACCCTTCTGACGGTTGCTGCGCTATATCTGGAGCTCAAAGAGTACAATGAGGCCATAGTACACCTCAAAAAATTAGAGCTCAATTCAGAATATAGAAAACATTATGGCTACGCTGTAACTAACTTGATCGCGTGTTATTTCGAACTCGGCGATATGGAGCAGATGGCCAAGTATGTAAAGTTGATAAAAGAGTACCCTGGCGCTTCTGAGGAGGAAATTGCCAAGGCATACTTATATAGCGGAAGAGCCTTATTACAGGAGGGTAACAAAGAGTCCGCCATGAAAGAGCTCAGTCTCGCCGCTCTCAAGAGCCAGGGAGCGGTCGGTGCAGAGGCACGGTATCGTGTTGGACAACTGCAATATGAAAATAAGCAATACGATAAAGCCCAAGAAACGGCCTTTGATGTGATCAATAATAGGGGAGCACACGAGTACTGGGTGGCCAGAAGTTTCCTATTGTTAGCAGATATCTATACCCGCAAGGGCGACACTTTCCAGGCAAAGAGTACATTGAAAAGCTTAATTGATAATTATGAAGGCAATGACGATATCGTTCCATCTGCCAAAGAGCGTTTACAGAAATTGAGCAAAAAGTAGTTGGCAACTTATTCTTACCGAAAAATAATGGGATTGCTATAGGAATGACGATGTAAAGACGTAAATTTGTGTATCATCAATCAAAATTTAAGTTATGATATTTTTAGGAGTTATCGTCTTTTTCGGACTTATCACATTATTTGCATCTTTTTTTACGGTAAAACAGGAAACCGCCGCTGTGGTTGAGCGATTAGGCAAGTTTTTAAAGGTAAGCCACGCCGGCTTGCATTTAAAAATTCCTTTTTTGGATCAGATTGCCAAACGTTTGAATCTCAGAATACAGCAATTGGATGTGATCATCGACACCAAAACATTGGATAATGTTTTCATAAAGATAAAAGTCTCTGTTCAGTACCAAGTGATCAGAGAAAATGTGAAAGACGCCTATTATCGTCTGGAAAATCCTGAAAATCAGATCACATCCTATGTTTTTGATGTTGTTCGTGCGGAAGTGCCGAAAACAAAATTGGATGATGTTTTTGTACGAAAAGATGATATAGCAAACGCTGTAAAAAGCGAGTTGCAGGACGCCATGCAAAGCTATGGTTACAATATTATCAAAGCTTTAGTGACGGATATTGATCCCGATGAACAGGTAAAACACGCCATGAACAGGATTAACGCTGCAGAGCGTGAAAAAACAGCTGCAGAGTATGAATCTGAAGCACAAAGAATACGAATTGTTGCGGTTGCGAAGGCCGAGGCAGAATCCAAAAAACTTCAGGGGCAGGGGATAGCAGACCAGCGGAGAGAGATTGCCAAAGGACTGGAGGAATCGGTGAAAATGTTGAACGCCGCTAATATTAACGCTCAGGAAGCCTCTGCTTTAATTGTCGTTACTCAACATTACGATACGTTGAATGCCATTGGAGCCAATAGCCGAAGCAATTTGGTGCTGCTGCCCAACTCGCCGACAGCGGCGAGCTCCATGTTGAATGATTTGGTCGTTTCTATGGCAGCAGCGCAAAAAATCAATGAAGACAACAAAGTCCAATCGTCGGACTTCCCCAGAACCAGAGGCCCTCAGGAATAAATAACTGTTAAATTTAAATTCCAGATCAGGTGGGCATCCATCGGCAGCATAGGAACATAAAAAGAGTCCAAAGTTTGCCTAATGAGATCAGCTGTTGGAAGAATATTTGATTTTGATAAGGAATAAAATTAAGATGAAGCAGATATTATTTATTTTAGCTTGGTGTCTAAGTATGAGTTGCAACAGCCAGATGCAGCAAGATGCTAAGCTGCTCGGTAAGTGGAGCGGCTTGATGAAGGAATCAGAAACAGGAAATCCGGTCGAAAAGATTATTCTTGAATTTAAAGAAGATGGACAATTTATTCAGTATCTGGGAGAAGGTAAAATGCAGAATAAGATCGAGTCCACCTATAGAATTCACAATAATAAATTAATTACCGTGGAAAATGAAACCAAAGACGAGACTGAGGGGATATATACGGTGAAGAATGATACATTGACGGTTCTGTATGAAGGTATAGAGAATAAGTACGTAAGATTTAAATAAAAGTTATACTCGCTTGCCTCTTTGATCAGCAAATGTACAGAGTGGCCTTAGGATTTCGTTTAATCAGGTTGCTCTAGACAACTGGTTACTAAAGCAATAAAAAGCATGGGATTTTTCAGTAAGATTTTTGGGGCAACAAGAGAGCATAAGGAACCGCAAAAAGTAAGGGCCCAGTATAAAGATAGTAAATACTTCAATAAGGAGCTCGAAAGAATAAATTTGTGGATTAGCGATGACGATGAAGACTTCCAACGGTATGAAGAGAAAAACGGTAGGCTAGAAAACCATCATTTTATTGAAGCCTGCAATATCAGGCTTCAGAAACTTCAGGTTGACTACGCTAAAGGAGAGCCGATCGATCAATTAATTCCCACTTTAGATGCAGCGATAGACTTTCTCCTTAAGGCAGATCCCCAAGAGTTCAAAAATAATTCACTATTTATTAAATGCTGTTCATTGTTATTTCTTGTTGACAGGTTACAGGAGCACACTGCAGCGGTGCATCGTTTCATAAACGCTTGGGAAAACAGTCCTATAGAATCATCATTTAAACCAGTCCGATTGATTTATTTTCTTACAGGACTTGATAATAAAGGCATAAGTACCAATGATTACAAACCATTTGTTGTCTTACAAAAAATTATAGATCTTCCTATTCGAGAAGCAGGAGCAGCCCTTGTTCAATATCTTGAAGAGTGGTATTCTCTTCACAACGAAGAAGCGTGGTACGATTCACATCTAAGAGAATGGGGCTATACCGGTTACTGGTCATGGGAAGCCGCTGCAATTGCCAAAAAAATGGAATTGGATAGCAGTCGTTTCAAAGACAACCCATATTTTCCATACGACATATTTTTATCCAAGTAAAAGGGCTGAAACTAATTCAAATAGATGAAAAAGATTGAAAAGGAGTTTAATAATTCGGTCCATCAAAATTTTGATGAGATACAACAATCGTTAATTCGCTTGTTTGACCGGGTTATGGCCGCCGCTTCTAATCATGAGTATTGCGGTTTGTTGAACTCCAATACCTGGGGCGATCACTATCATAAGCTCTCATTCTCAGAATTATTTTTGATGAACCTAAATGACAAGGAGATACTGGGAATATTGAATATCGCCATTTACCAAGCGGTCGTTGACAACGACTATAAGCAGCTGTTAAACGGCATATTTACCTATTCACGACTGAGGCTGTTGAATCGGGCATACCTTTCCGGACCTGCTGACTGGATCATAGTCGAAGGTGCAGTCAACAACGACACCGAACTGCAAGGTTTAGTATACACCAAGTCACTTGCTTTGGATAATACGGTTTCCTATGACAAAACACTGCTGTTAAGTAGAAACCTACTCAGAGCAATAGTGATCGAGCCTGATTTGAAGAATGAGACAAAGGAACTCTATTCAAAATTAATCGGCGAGGTTACATCAAAGTTTGACAGAGCGTTTTTAGAATACCTATATGGTGTGATTACAGGAGATTACCAGCTCATTAGGGCGAACTTCGAAGAAATGGAACAGTGTTATAGCAGGTGCCAGTGGCTGTCTTCCGGCTGGTATCGGGAAGCAGGGCTGAATAAAACCGTCCCGGTGTTTCTTTTGGGTCTTTACCAGCTAAAAAATGTTGTTAATAATAGTATCGAGCTTCCATTAAAAAACGAGTATTTAAGGGAAGCTAGCCATGTTATACGTGAGTCTCCAGACTATAAACCGCAAATTTTTAAACCATTTGAAGGTAGTCTCCAGTTTTTAAACGACATATTAATCAGCGATTTTGTTCCTTTTTATCGCGGTTACAGAGCAAAAATAGAAGCAATAAGGAAAGTCGTCGGGAGAAGCAACTAAGCAGCGTATGATTTGATCATTTC from the Sphingobacterium thalpophilum genome contains:
- a CDS encoding PoNe immunity protein domain-containing protein — protein: MGFFSKIFGATREHKEPQKVRAQYKDSKYFNKELERINLWISDDDEDFQRYEEKNGRLENHHFIEACNIRLQKLQVDYAKGEPIDQLIPTLDAAIDFLLKADPQEFKNNSLFIKCCSLLFLVDRLQEHTAAVHRFINAWENSPIESSFKPVRLIYFLTGLDNKGISTNDYKPFVVLQKIIDLPIREAGAALVQYLEEWYSLHNEEAWYDSHLREWGYTGYWSWEAAAIAKKMELDSSRFKDNPYFPYDIFLSK
- a CDS encoding tetratricopeptide repeat protein; protein product: MILKERISHNYLKYLLTGVLSATLVTGYAQEVDKQRKEKKEKPQSSEQRDEGQVATMDSIDVVRDYRPLLADAVKVRRSPDMRHINREAIEAELRQIATATYFSRKGFRQAYYHELLKRHPNASRNNIDNYRISFLAYQAHEYERAASILRSLVASDAFYQGSIMTLGHIAMETGDKQGARNAFVKAMNLDFDPQLKVDGLYNYAKILFELDSTQAAQQVLTRYITQEYGDLDPGTQKQERPETLSAQILLGTSNFHAGVSLLESIKDRARETDATYQKATYYRGLEFYNERAFENSISMFMRSEKFPVDAEMAALATYWKAEAMYEVRKYGEAVENFSRFLRLPAARNTEVYNYANYGLAYAAFRNNSFGMAADYFERFLAAEGSSVDQSIRYDVIARLGDSYLCLRNYGRANQYYDQLINSKAPNQDYALFQRGVIFGLQGDNETKLSTLRSVVKQFPSSNYADDAAFEIPYTYFTMGDYDRAIEGLQAMIDKYPRSSYLPRALMTIGLVQYNNDQPEAAKATFQKVVERYAKTDEAQQAMRFIENIYLDQGDASSYIRYAIGTDVSSLSPSEQDDMAFKAAHSLFTKGEYAAAVEAINAYFDKFPKPKQEKYARYIRGVSSYRTGHPKEALHDLNIILNDWTSKYTENTLLTVAALYLELKEYNEAIVHLKKLELNSEYRKHYGYAVTNLIACYFELGDMEQMAKYVKLIKEYPGASEEEIAKAYLYSGRALLQEGNKESAMKELSLAALKSQGAVGAEARYRVGQLQYENKQYDKAQETAFDVINNRGAHEYWVARSFLLLADIYTRKGDTFQAKSTLKSLIDNYEGNDDIVPSAKERLQKLSKK
- a CDS encoding GlcG/HbpS family heme-binding protein, with amino-acid sequence MEINLDETRQVVQMARAKAIQLNVNANIAVLDTAGHLKAFERMDYAFLGSMDIAIKKAKTASLFRTSSENVGEYLKPEAATYGMIDTNGGLVGFAGGLPIVKDNEIIGYIGVSGGAVTEDLQIATAGAEIFHQSAI
- a CDS encoding SPFH domain-containing protein → MIFLGVIVFFGLITLFASFFTVKQETAAVVERLGKFLKVSHAGLHLKIPFLDQIAKRLNLRIQQLDVIIDTKTLDNVFIKIKVSVQYQVIRENVKDAYYRLENPENQITSYVFDVVRAEVPKTKLDDVFVRKDDIANAVKSELQDAMQSYGYNIIKALVTDIDPDEQVKHAMNRINAAEREKTAAEYESEAQRIRIVAVAKAEAESKKLQGQGIADQRREIAKGLEESVKMLNAANINAQEASALIVVTQHYDTLNAIGANSRSNLVLLPNSPTAASSMLNDLVVSMAAAQKINEDNKVQSSDFPRTRGPQE
- a CDS encoding SDR family oxidoreductase, which encodes MKTKTILITGAGSGFGKGAAIGMAKNGHNIIATVHVSSQVTPLREEVAALGLSNKIRVERLDLTDQYDIKQALKWDFDILWNNAGMGEAGPVWEIPVDLVRKNYEVNVFLPLVLTQGVVQRWVREGKKGKVVFTSSMGGLFTPANWGTYVSTKHALESFAEALQQELQAYGIKVQTINPGAYYTGYNETMADNPFRWLDDEVNFTKRADLRKGFDDFFATPEGKMDPQEMIDRMIDIVPSDEGKFRNVVPKVIEDMLKDHQLKAWENTI
- a CDS encoding AraC family transcriptional regulator, whose translation is MKTRSDHKEIDLLRNFPELTPIYRESLDSKQIKVFNREIEDCRNYLSANRRNFYKILMITGGYGVFTLGLNKYQIDRPTIIYIHPNDIISWQKTSGESAGYYLLFKKDFINHHPMLKSTIDRLALFSDKNKSVICVEESDLPGFKQLWESMYQEQENQLGAEAIQAYIQLLMIDSARMSKTVVPEHTEDDYDHIHRFFGLLEQEIAKINYENPIKLRTAQEFADSMQLHPNYLNRILKKRTGQNVSTHIKARLLDESKALLLQTSWSLEQISYAVGFSDQPNFNFFFKKYTGVTPNTYRKTAIR